In the genome of Sphingomonas japonica, one region contains:
- a CDS encoding glycoside hydrolase family 3 N-terminal domain-containing protein encodes MLDTPISRRSAMLATGATLAWAASPARALLLQADSAATPAFIDGLIAQMTVEEKAGQLTLMAAAWAASAATALNPPQGNNFDDQLAAARSGRLTGVFNGNGAEMARRMQTEALKSRLKIPLIFAADIIHGHRTVFPMPIAEAASFEPELARRTARAAAVEASAAGIDWTFAPMVDIARDQRWGRGVEGSGEDVLLGNLFAAARVRGFQGDDLTANDAMLACAKHFAAYGAAMGGLDYNTVDVSERTLREIYFPPFEAAIQAGVRSFMASFNELSGVPATANRWLLDTVLHDEWKFDGMVVSDYTADFELIDHGFAIDAREATKLAFNAGVDMSMQSGFYIDHLPGLVAAGEVTAERLDEAVRRVLKAKAVAGLFDDPFRRIDPAREKARSRTPQALKLAREAGAKSIVLLKNEGDVLPLRKSGQRIALIGPFAQGKHDLIGPWNVYGTDEQAVDLATGMRSALRDDALLSVTDGCAVEAAIPGGIDAAVAAASAADVIVLAIGEPQGYSGEAQSRVDLIVPEAQQALAEAVAATGKPMVVLLKNGRALELSGAVLNAQAIAVTWFLGSESGPATADMLFGDVAPSARLPISFPLDDGQQPYFYAHKPTGRPAPDDKPVEYKARYRTAPNQARFAFGHGLTYGRIAYGAPDNGGGRMAWDGTITLSADVTNSGTRAAEEVVQLYTRDLAASITRPVRELKAFRKIRLAPGKTQRVTFTLRRADLEFIGLDMARTVEPGAFEFWIAPSAQDGAAGTFELVR; translated from the coding sequence ATGCTCGACACCCCGATCTCGCGGCGCAGCGCGATGCTCGCGACCGGAGCGACGCTTGCCTGGGCGGCCAGCCCGGCGCGTGCGCTGCTGTTGCAAGCGGATTCCGCGGCAACCCCGGCGTTCATCGATGGGCTAATCGCGCAGATGACGGTCGAGGAGAAGGCCGGGCAGCTGACGCTGATGGCCGCCGCCTGGGCGGCGAGCGCGGCGACCGCGCTCAATCCGCCGCAGGGAAATAATTTCGACGACCAGCTCGCCGCGGCGCGCAGCGGGCGGCTGACCGGCGTGTTCAACGGCAACGGGGCCGAGATGGCGCGGCGGATGCAGACCGAGGCGCTCAAGTCGCGGCTCAAGATTCCGCTGATCTTCGCTGCCGACATCATCCACGGCCACCGCACGGTGTTCCCGATGCCGATCGCGGAAGCGGCGTCGTTCGAGCCCGAGCTTGCGCGGCGCACCGCGCGCGCCGCGGCGGTCGAGGCGTCGGCGGCGGGGATCGACTGGACCTTCGCGCCGATGGTCGACATCGCGCGCGACCAGCGCTGGGGCCGCGGTGTCGAGGGATCGGGCGAGGACGTACTGCTCGGCAACCTGTTCGCCGCCGCCCGCGTGCGCGGATTCCAGGGCGACGATCTGACCGCGAACGACGCGATGCTCGCCTGCGCCAAGCATTTCGCAGCCTATGGCGCGGCGATGGGCGGGCTCGACTACAACACGGTCGACGTCTCCGAACGCACGCTGCGCGAAATCTATTTCCCGCCGTTCGAAGCGGCGATCCAGGCGGGCGTGCGCAGCTTCATGGCGTCGTTCAACGAACTGTCGGGTGTGCCCGCCACCGCAAATCGGTGGCTGCTCGACACGGTGCTGCACGACGAGTGGAAGTTCGACGGCATGGTCGTGTCCGACTACACCGCCGATTTCGAGCTGATCGACCACGGCTTTGCCATCGATGCGCGCGAGGCGACCAAGCTGGCGTTCAATGCGGGCGTCGACATGAGCATGCAGTCGGGGTTCTATATCGACCATCTGCCCGGACTGGTGGCGGCGGGCGAAGTGACTGCCGAGCGCCTCGACGAAGCGGTGCGCCGGGTGCTCAAGGCCAAGGCGGTGGCGGGCCTGTTCGACGATCCGTTTCGCCGCATCGACCCGGCCCGCGAAAAGGCGCGCAGCCGCACGCCGCAGGCGCTCAAGCTCGCTCGCGAGGCAGGCGCCAAGTCGATCGTGCTGCTTAAGAACGAGGGCGACGTGCTGCCGCTCAGGAAATCGGGCCAGCGCATCGCATTGATCGGCCCGTTCGCGCAGGGCAAGCACGACCTGATCGGGCCGTGGAACGTCTATGGCACCGATGAACAGGCGGTCGATCTCGCCACCGGGATGCGCAGCGCGCTGCGTGACGACGCGCTGCTCAGCGTGACGGACGGCTGCGCGGTGGAAGCGGCGATCCCCGGCGGGATCGATGCCGCGGTCGCCGCCGCCAGCGCCGCAGACGTGATCGTCCTGGCGATCGGCGAGCCGCAGGGTTATTCGGGTGAGGCACAATCGCGCGTCGACCTGATCGTGCCCGAAGCGCAGCAGGCGCTGGCCGAGGCGGTGGCGGCGACCGGCAAGCCGATGGTGGTGCTGCTCAAGAACGGCCGCGCGCTGGAATTGTCCGGCGCGGTCCTGAACGCCCAGGCGATCGCGGTGACATGGTTCCTTGGCAGCGAGAGCGGCCCGGCGACGGCGGACATGCTGTTCGGCGATGTCGCCCCTTCGGCGCGGCTGCCGATCAGCTTCCCGCTCGACGACGGGCAGCAGCCCTATTTCTATGCGCACAAGCCGACCGGGCGCCCCGCACCGGACGACAAGCCGGTCGAATACAAGGCGCGCTATCGCACTGCGCCGAATCAGGCGCGCTTCGCGTTCGGGCATGGCCTCACCTATGGGCGGATCGCCTATGGCGCGCCCGACAATGGCGGCGGCCGGATGGCGTGGGACGGCACGATCACGCTGTCGGCCGACGTGACCAATTCGGGGACGCGCGCCGCCGAGGAAGTCGTCCAGCTCTACACCCGCGACCTGGCGGCGAGCATCACCCGGCCGGTCCGCGAGCTCAAGGCGTTCCGCAAGATCAGGCTGGCGCCGGGCAAGACGCAGCGCGTTACCTTCACGCTACGCCGGGCGGACCTGGAGTTTATCGGGCTCGACATGGCGCGGACGGTGGAGCCGGGCGCATTCGAGTTCTGGATCGCTCCGTCCGCGCAGGACGGTGCGGCGGGGACGTTCGAATTGGTTCGGTGA
- a CDS encoding MFS transporter, which translates to MATASHESRPGRIEKWAFAGGDFAFNLYWQSVSLYLLYFYTDVVGLPVAWAAGVYAVGLIWDGCVDLGIGIFADRRKGGRGGYRIFLIAGAVPLGLAFVLVYALPWGGTAWSALAIVAVHMLFRSFYAATNVPYSAMTARIATRADDRAEIAGARMLFGTLAGVLVALVTQPLAQRMGGGIGGFAGVAALFAGLACLILLPLGLKARERVGPAITPPKALIGAAGFARNRAFVTLMIAMLSMIVATTVLSKSILYYYKYVIGDGDAAHVGLAAMSIAGGVAIPLWMLAGKRADPRRIWFAASGLSIAALLVFAIANLRSAPAMLAFLIAMQSAIVGFHYAFWAMLPNTVEFGEAATGERREATMFGLAALLQKIAIGASAALFGLLYDAIGYHANMVQAADTIDGMRWIMLAIPIAGLALSALAMAQNPLKRGVHARIVEELGRD; encoded by the coding sequence ATGGCCACGGCTTCGCACGAATCCCGTCCCGGGCGGATCGAGAAATGGGCGTTCGCCGGAGGCGATTTCGCGTTCAATCTCTATTGGCAGAGCGTTTCGCTCTACCTGCTGTATTTCTACACCGATGTGGTCGGCCTGCCGGTCGCATGGGCCGCGGGGGTCTATGCGGTCGGGCTGATCTGGGACGGCTGCGTCGATCTCGGCATCGGCATTTTCGCCGACCGGCGCAAGGGCGGGCGCGGCGGCTATCGCATCTTCCTAATCGCGGGTGCGGTACCGCTCGGCCTCGCGTTCGTGCTGGTCTATGCTTTGCCGTGGGGCGGCACGGCGTGGTCGGCGCTTGCGATCGTCGCCGTGCACATGCTGTTCCGCAGCTTCTATGCCGCCACCAACGTCCCCTACTCAGCGATGACGGCGCGCATCGCGACCCGGGCCGACGACCGCGCCGAAATCGCCGGCGCGCGCATGTTGTTCGGAACGCTCGCCGGCGTTCTGGTCGCGCTCGTCACTCAGCCGCTGGCGCAGCGCATGGGCGGCGGCATTGGCGGCTTCGCGGGGGTGGCGGCGCTGTTCGCCGGGCTCGCCTGCCTGATCCTGCTGCCGCTGGGGCTCAAGGCTCGCGAGCGCGTCGGCCCGGCCATCACTCCGCCCAAGGCGTTGATCGGGGCGGCCGGCTTCGCGCGCAACCGGGCCTTCGTGACGCTGATGATCGCGATGCTGTCGATGATCGTCGCCACCACCGTGCTCAGCAAATCGATCCTTTATTACTATAAATATGTGATCGGCGACGGCGATGCCGCGCATGTCGGGCTGGCGGCGATGAGCATCGCCGGCGGAGTGGCGATCCCGCTATGGATGCTGGCCGGCAAGCGCGCCGACCCGCGCCGCATCTGGTTCGCCGCCAGTGGGCTGTCGATCGCGGCGCTGCTGGTGTTCGCGATCGCGAACCTTCGCTCGGCTCCGGCAATGCTGGCATTCCTGATCGCGATGCAGTCCGCCATCGTCGGCTTCCACTACGCCTTCTGGGCAATGCTGCCCAACACCGTCGAATTTGGCGAGGCGGCGACGGGCGAACGCCGCGAAGCGACGATGTTCGGGCTGGCGGCGCTGCTCCAGAAGATCGCGATCGGCGCATCGGCAGCATTGTTCGGGCTGCTCTACGATGCGATCGGCTATCATGCGAACATGGTGCAGGCGGCGGATACGATCGACGGCATGCGCTGGATCATGCTCGCCATCCCGATCGCCGGACTGGCGCTGTCGGCGCTGGCAATGGCGCAAAATCCGCTGAAGCGCGGCGTGCATGCCCGCATCGTCGAGGAATTGGGCCGGGACTGA